The Xiphophorus maculatus strain JP 163 A chromosome 23, X_maculatus-5.0-male, whole genome shotgun sequence genome contains a region encoding:
- the LOC102228304 gene encoding heterogeneous nuclear ribonucleoprotein U-like protein 2 isoform X2 — MKQVDIKKLKVAELRSKLTELGLDSKGLKADLVDRLWSASQSVQSPEHVELLEGSPSILSGPTEPDEVKVRTESSSPPVIDCVSAPCEVDRGREYTDAATQTEPEPGPPAVPPGSECLSGAEIVCQAEGRKLGHSDGPLSEEMGRGRAFYEFKEEIRYKRSKSPQLQQDKGEEEWDEDKVRLDPYGCHLHFEVSSDGSCGQPRFWDRFPLLWSGCRLTHGVRKGWVGFEVRLERKLLTADQEVKDPYGLRVGWSVGDSSLLLGEDELSFAYDGRGKKVSDGTQEEYGEPLSEGDIIGCYAAFSADGAVELFFHKNGCFLGTAFSLSASLLRGRVLVPHVLCKNCSVRFLLDRITPQWYPGPMGFTPLTALPAGQRVHITSAPTSKMQSEVVMMVGLPGTGKSFWAQTLMKQHPEKKYKLLGTEDLLSCMLSGGQRDGRLQQASQCLTDLIKVAAKTPGNYILDQCNVLFSARRHKLQLFAGFRRVVVVIFPSADEWKRRLLQHRMSDGEHIPETALLKLQVSCSLPEPQPDLMEELQYAELPQEQAQILLTQYKEEAHRLLPPVIKPDKKPRWNKRRRHRMQWGAVHGWYDTRSDMQSWSQQPESRHWNLPYQQQNYNYSRSFGFSGYPSYS; from the exons ATGAAGCAGGTGGACATTAAGAAGTTAAAAGTGGCCGAACTGCGGTCCAAACTAACCGAACTGGGTTTGGACAGTAAAGGTCTGAAGGCTGACCTGGTGGACAGACTGTGGTCGGCCTCGCAGTCAGTACAGAGTCCAGAACATGTAGAACTGCTGGAGGGCAGCCCATCAATACTGTCTGGACCGACAGAACCAGATGAGGTTAAGGTTCGGACCGAGTCCTCATCACCGCCGGTGATCGACTGTGTCTCTGCGCCGTGTGAAGTAGACCGGGGTAGAGAATACACAGACGCTGCCACTCAAACTGAGCCAGAACCCGGTCCACCAGCGGTACCACCGGGTTCCGAGTGTCTTTCAGGGGCCGAGATTGTCTGCCAGGCGGAGGGGAGGAAGCTGGGACATTCAGATGGTCCTCTCTCTGAGGAAATGGGCAGAGGAAGAGCCTTCTACGAGTTCAAGGAGGAGATTCGATACAAAAG ATCCAAATCACCACAGCTTCAACAGGACAAAGGTGAGGAAGAGTGGGATGAAGATAAAGTTAGATTAGATCCAT ACGGCTGTCACCTCCACTTTGAAGTGAGCTCTGATGGATCCTGTGGGCAGCCACGGTTCTGGGATCGGTTCCCGCTGCTCTGGTCCGGCTGCAGGCTCACCCACGGGGTGCGGAAGGGATGGGTGGGGTTTGAGGTTCGGCTGGAGAGGAAGTTGCTGACTGCTGACCAAGAGGTCAAGGATCCATACGGACTGAGAGTGGGCTGGTCTGTGGGCGACTCCTCTCTGCTGCTCG GGGAGGACGAGCTTTCTTTTGCTTATGATGGACGCGGTAAAAAGGTTTCTGATGGAACCCAAGAGGAGTACGGTGAGCCTCTCTCTGAGGGGGACATCATTGGCTGTTATGCT GCCTTTTCTGCAGATGGCGCTGTTGAGTTGTTTTTCCATAAAAACGGTTGTTTCCTGGGAACGGCTTTCTCCCTGAGTGCCTCTCTACTGCGGGGTCGAGTCTTGGTTCCTCATGTTCTCTGTAAGAACTGCTCAGTCCGATTCCTTCTAGACCGCATAACCCCTCAGTGGTACCCTGGACCGATGGGATTTACCCCGCTGACAGCGCTCCCTGCTGGTCAGAGGGTGCACATCACATCGGCTCCTACCTCCAAAATGCAGTCTGAG GTGGTAATGATGGTGGGTCTTCCTGGCACTGGGAAGAGTTTCTGGGCTCAGACGCTGATGAAGCAGCATCCAGAGAAGAAGTACAAACTGCTGGGGACAGAAGACCTGCTTTCTTGTATGCTT agtGGTGGTCAGAGAGATGGCAGGCTGCAGCAGGCCTCCCAGTGTCTAACTGATCTGATTAAAGTCGCTGCCAAGACACCTGGAAACTACATCCTCGACCAG TGCAACGTCCTCTTCTCTGCACGTCGACACAAGCTGCAGTTGTTTGCAGGCTTCAGgcgggtggtggtggtgatctTCCCGTCTGCTGACGAGTGGAAAAGACGACTGTTGCAACATCGAATGAGCGACGGCGAGCACATCCCTGAGACCGCCCTGCTCAAACTCCAAG TGAGCTGCAGTCTTCCAGAACCGCAGCCTGACCTGATGGAGGAGTTACAGTACGCAGAGCTGCCACAGGAACAGGCACAAATCCTCCTGACGCAGTACAAAGAGGAGGCTCACAGACTGCTGCCTCCTGTCATCAAACCAGACAAGAAACCCAGATGGAACAAGAGAAGACGTCACAGGATGCAGTGGGGAGCAGTTCATG GTTGGTACGACACAAGAAGTGACATGCAGTCTTGGAGTCAGCAACCAGAGAGCAGACAT TGGAACCTGCCTTATCAGCAGCAGaactacaactacagcagaaGTTTCGGTTTCAGCGGCTATCCGAGTTACTCCTGA
- the LOC102224178 gene encoding transmembrane protein 179-like, with protein MELDRRLLLIHCAAHALSVAAGLLVVVPMALNGSAFKGRCALFSTGYWRKEDRAEFTEQPGEMSHLVVQRWGPLEACQLATFVGIFTTLYGAAQGWRCLFYLHGRHDDTLFSSFLTVLLSVCVLFLSAGASVILSLGFSSWCDTVTDDNTRPYSCAESQSVPLYLDVDTSTFYTDLSLAQASLWFVTALWLVQSILAFLRLYHSHRQNITGPWLHRDKELLLGHTPLDSGSPTPPLPPATPTVCV; from the exons ATGGAGCTCGACCGCCGGCTGCTGCTAATCCACTGCGCCGCTCACGCCCTCTCGGTCGCGGCGGGACTGCTGGTGGTCGTCCCGATGGCTCTTAACGGCTCGGCTTTCAAAGGCCGCTGCGCCCTCTTCTCCACCGGCTACTGGAGGAAGGAAGACCGGGCCGAGTTTACGGAACAGCCCGGGGAGATGTCTCACCTGGTGGTGCAGCGGTGGGGCCCTCTGGAAGCCTGCCAGCTCGCCACATTTGTGGGTATTTTTACGACGCTTTACGGGGCTGCGCAGGGCTGGAGGTGCCTCTTCTATTTGCACGGACGGCATGACGA CACCCTGTTCTCATCCTTCCTCACGGTCTTGCTGAGCGTCTGTGTGCTCTTCCTGTCTGCGGGGGCCAGCGTCATTTTGTCTCTGGGATTCAGCTCTTGGTGCGACACAGTCACCGATGACAACACACGTCCCTACAG ttgtGCAGAGTCCCAGTCTGTCCCTCTTTACCTGGATGTTGACACGTCTACTTTCTACACAGATCTCAGTCTGGCTCAG GCGTCTCTATGGTTTGTGACGGCCCTGTGGCTGGTTCAGTCCATCCTGGCCTTCCTGCGGCTCTACCACTCCCACAGGCAGAACATCACAGGGCCTTGGCTGCACCGAGAcaaggagctgctgctgggacACACTCCCCTCGACAGCGGCTCCCCGACGCCTCCTCTTCCCCCTGCAACCCCAACTGTCTGCGTCTGA
- the LOC102228304 gene encoding heterogeneous nuclear ribonucleoprotein U-like protein 2 isoform X1: MKQVDIKKLKVAELRSKLTELGLDSKGLKADLVDRLWSASQSVQSPEHVELLEGSPSILSGPTEPDEVKVRTESSSPPVIDCVSAPCEVDRGREYTDAATQTEPEPGPPAVPPGSECLSGAEIVCQAEGRKLGHSDGPLSEEMGRGRAFYEFKEEIRYKRSKSPQLQQDKGEEEWDEDKVRLDPYGCHLHFEVSSDGSCGQPRFWDRFPLLWSGCRLTHGVRKGWVGFEVRLERKLLTADQEVKDPYGLRVGWSVGDSSLLLGEDELSFAYDGRGKKVSDGTQEEYGEPLSEGDIIGCYAAFSADGAVELFFHKNGCFLGTAFSLSASLLRGRVLVPHVLCKNCSVRFLLDRITPQWYPGPMGFTPLTALPAGQRVHITSAPTSKMQSEAAGFISLYLQVVMMVGLPGTGKSFWAQTLMKQHPEKKYKLLGTEDLLSCMLSGGQRDGRLQQASQCLTDLIKVAAKTPGNYILDQCNVLFSARRHKLQLFAGFRRVVVVIFPSADEWKRRLLQHRMSDGEHIPETALLKLQVSCSLPEPQPDLMEELQYAELPQEQAQILLTQYKEEAHRLLPPVIKPDKKPRWNKRRRHRMQWGAVHGWYDTRSDMQSWSQQPESRHWNLPYQQQNYNYSRSFGFSGYPSYS; this comes from the exons ATGAAGCAGGTGGACATTAAGAAGTTAAAAGTGGCCGAACTGCGGTCCAAACTAACCGAACTGGGTTTGGACAGTAAAGGTCTGAAGGCTGACCTGGTGGACAGACTGTGGTCGGCCTCGCAGTCAGTACAGAGTCCAGAACATGTAGAACTGCTGGAGGGCAGCCCATCAATACTGTCTGGACCGACAGAACCAGATGAGGTTAAGGTTCGGACCGAGTCCTCATCACCGCCGGTGATCGACTGTGTCTCTGCGCCGTGTGAAGTAGACCGGGGTAGAGAATACACAGACGCTGCCACTCAAACTGAGCCAGAACCCGGTCCACCAGCGGTACCACCGGGTTCCGAGTGTCTTTCAGGGGCCGAGATTGTCTGCCAGGCGGAGGGGAGGAAGCTGGGACATTCAGATGGTCCTCTCTCTGAGGAAATGGGCAGAGGAAGAGCCTTCTACGAGTTCAAGGAGGAGATTCGATACAAAAG ATCCAAATCACCACAGCTTCAACAGGACAAAGGTGAGGAAGAGTGGGATGAAGATAAAGTTAGATTAGATCCAT ACGGCTGTCACCTCCACTTTGAAGTGAGCTCTGATGGATCCTGTGGGCAGCCACGGTTCTGGGATCGGTTCCCGCTGCTCTGGTCCGGCTGCAGGCTCACCCACGGGGTGCGGAAGGGATGGGTGGGGTTTGAGGTTCGGCTGGAGAGGAAGTTGCTGACTGCTGACCAAGAGGTCAAGGATCCATACGGACTGAGAGTGGGCTGGTCTGTGGGCGACTCCTCTCTGCTGCTCG GGGAGGACGAGCTTTCTTTTGCTTATGATGGACGCGGTAAAAAGGTTTCTGATGGAACCCAAGAGGAGTACGGTGAGCCTCTCTCTGAGGGGGACATCATTGGCTGTTATGCT GCCTTTTCTGCAGATGGCGCTGTTGAGTTGTTTTTCCATAAAAACGGTTGTTTCCTGGGAACGGCTTTCTCCCTGAGTGCCTCTCTACTGCGGGGTCGAGTCTTGGTTCCTCATGTTCTCTGTAAGAACTGCTCAGTCCGATTCCTTCTAGACCGCATAACCCCTCAGTGGTACCCTGGACCGATGGGATTTACCCCGCTGACAGCGCTCCCTGCTGGTCAGAGGGTGCACATCACATCGGCTCCTACCTCCAAAATGCAGTCTGAG GCTGCAGGTTTCATCTCTCTGTACCTGCAGGTGGTAATGATGGTGGGTCTTCCTGGCACTGGGAAGAGTTTCTGGGCTCAGACGCTGATGAAGCAGCATCCAGAGAAGAAGTACAAACTGCTGGGGACAGAAGACCTGCTTTCTTGTATGCTT agtGGTGGTCAGAGAGATGGCAGGCTGCAGCAGGCCTCCCAGTGTCTAACTGATCTGATTAAAGTCGCTGCCAAGACACCTGGAAACTACATCCTCGACCAG TGCAACGTCCTCTTCTCTGCACGTCGACACAAGCTGCAGTTGTTTGCAGGCTTCAGgcgggtggtggtggtgatctTCCCGTCTGCTGACGAGTGGAAAAGACGACTGTTGCAACATCGAATGAGCGACGGCGAGCACATCCCTGAGACCGCCCTGCTCAAACTCCAAG TGAGCTGCAGTCTTCCAGAACCGCAGCCTGACCTGATGGAGGAGTTACAGTACGCAGAGCTGCCACAGGAACAGGCACAAATCCTCCTGACGCAGTACAAAGAGGAGGCTCACAGACTGCTGCCTCCTGTCATCAAACCAGACAAGAAACCCAGATGGAACAAGAGAAGACGTCACAGGATGCAGTGGGGAGCAGTTCATG GTTGGTACGACACAAGAAGTGACATGCAGTCTTGGAGTCAGCAACCAGAGAGCAGACAT TGGAACCTGCCTTATCAGCAGCAGaactacaactacagcagaaGTTTCGGTTTCAGCGGCTATCCGAGTTACTCCTGA